Genomic DNA from Mus musculus strain C57BL/6J chromosome 11, GRCm38.p6 C57BL/6J:
aaaagcaaaaaacacccATAGTAACAAAAAGACCAAGATGACCCACGGGAGTCTGTCTCTAAGGACCCATTGCTTAGGACCAGATCATGACTATGCTTCCTCAGCAGATTCACGCTTGTTAGCCTTTGGGAGCATCCAGAGCTCATGTTAAACTCTGCTCCCAGTGTGAGTGTTGGCAAGTCTGGAAACCTTAAAGAGGTGTTTGAATCATGAGGGCCCCACCCTCACAGATCACTTGAATGTCTTCATATCCATGAGTCCTAGCGGTTGTCAGAAATCATGACTCTCCCTTCCTCGCACCTTCTACACATGCCCAGTTGCCCCTTCAGCATCTTTCTACCATGAGTTGAAGCAACACGAGGCTCTCCCTTGAGCCCCCACTCCCGGGCTTTCTGGCTAACAGAACTGTGAcccaaaataaacttttcttacAAATCGCCTGGTCTGTtgcattttgttatagcaacagaaagaggACTGAGCCAATCCTACTTGGGATTCTCCCAAGAAATCTGTCTGCCAGTGTGTGCCTGAGGGCAGGTATAAGCAGCTTTAGAAAGGGAAGGACTTCACCCCGTTCTCTTCCCAGGAGTCTGTTTTCCAAAAGTCAGCTAGAGCTACCCTCAAAAGCCTAAGTTCAGACTGTATTGCTCTCAATGCAGAATTCTGCATGACTTCTGCCATGCAGAGAAAACCCCATGGGCCAGCAAAGTCTCTTGCCCACTCCCTCGCATGCCCTGTCTACTGCTTCTCTTCCTTGCCACTCTGTTGGCCCACtccctctgctgcctctgctgcttctTCTGTTTAAGAAATCCTTCTTTGGCCAaccttcatctctctcttcctctcttcctctctcttcctctctctctctctctctctctctctctctctctctctctctctttcctctctctcttctctctctctcaagcagGTTCTCTTTGGGCAGAATATAGAGGAATGATCAATGCAGGCATGTGAGCAGGAAGGTATGGCTGCCCCCTCTTTCTTTCACCTCAGCGTGCAACCGCTGGGTATATTTCTCCATGACCAGGGGGTCTATGGGCTCCTGGGAGGGTGCCGTGCTGTCAGGGGGAGGATCTTCTGAGAGCAGCCTGTCCCGGCTTGCAGACTTTACCACTTTCTTGTCATCTTTTGGCTTCAGTTTTTTGCTATTCGGGCGGTCCTGCTTAGAGAAACGGAGACACACATGACCTCAATGGCTCCTAAGGGAGGTCTGATGCTCTCTCCCCAGCAGTTCTCCTGGAGAGCTGTGTGTTTTGCTGGATCAACCACCCCCTTCCCATGACTCCCCCCCATCCCAGCCCCATCCAGGGTGCAGGCCACACCCCTACATAACCTCTTTCCCTGGTGTCTTGGAACCCCTTTTATCATCTTTGTCTTTGGTACCCAGTTGTTTCTTCTCCTGTGCGCCCCCTCTCCGATCCTCCTTCCCAGCTTTCCCACTTGTCACCTTCGACTCTGTGACTGGAGGGGATTTTTGACCTAAGAGGGGGAAAGTGGAAGACTTGCTTAAGGCCTATACTACAGACCTATGCACAGGTAAAGCTGGGGGTAATGAAAACTTGTTCTCAGACGCTTTAAGAGAATCCCTGCAAAAGGTTCTCTGAGATCAGAAAGAgctaagaggaagaggagaacttTCTCGAGTTCTGGACTTTATGGAATAAAAAGTGAGATAAAGGTCCGAGTCCCAACTCCACTATATTTAAAGTCTCTGGAACTCAACATGCTAAACAAGGGGACTGCACCAAGGTCCGAACCGAGTCTCAAATCTCGGCCACACAGGATGGATGATCCCCACCACCTTGAGCTTAGTCAAGAACCTATCATAAGCAGACAAACAGCCAAAGTACTACTGCCATCAGGGCGGAGGCTGGAAAAGGCTACCCAGAGGTAAGACCTCACAATGTCTGACCTTGTTCATCTGGAAGATCCAAATAAACCGTCTCCTTCTCAGGCAGGCCCAGAAGATTTCTTAGCCACAGGGACTGGCTTACCAGGCTGTCAATCACGTCTCGCCACAGCTGCAGACTAGAGGAAAAGACACACTGGAGAAAACTCATCACTCTTCCTTTGTCCTTGAACCTTTGGAGGCTCGGATGCCTCCCTTTAAAGACTCTAGTGCCGGGAACTACCATTCCCATGCCATGTCATGTCGCCAGCAGTCAGCCCTCCCTGACGCTATTTAAGCGTTCACGTTGGAATCTGGTTTCCCTGTGGTGAAGAGACTGTGGTAAAGAGTCTGGGATGAACTCAGTCTTGCTTCAGAGTCTAAATTCCAGCTTGGAGTGATGGTTAGACTTGGGTCCAGCTCCATGGGAAGGGCTGAACCTTGCCCGTGATTCTTGGCCTGTGACTGCTGAGAGTGTGCAAGTCCCAAGCAGGCAATGGGTAGGTGACAACAGAGAAGTGAAGCTTTTTGCGAGGCTCCCTGACTCCTCAAGTGTCCTGCTTTctccctaccccctacccccatTCTTCCACTCATGGAGAAGGAACAACAGGGGaagagggcaaaaaaaaaaaaagacaaactatTTGTACAGTTGTGACTACCCGGAGAAGCAGCTGGCAGCGAGCTGTCTGAGCTGCTAGGGCAGCTTCTAGAGTATGAGATGTTTACAATGTTTCTTAGCATCCTGAGCTCAAGGGTTGCAGAGCCTATGGAGCCTTGGAAGCCCCTGGCCAGGTGCTACCAAGGGAAGGAGATCTGCGCTGCTCTCCTAGAAGGTACCTACCACATCTGGTATAGGAGGTCCGACTGCAGTGGCTTCTGCTCCTGACACAGCTCCATTGCCGCCTTATTGAGCTGGATGAGGGCATCCTCTCTCTGGAGCTCCTCGGGGAAGGTCATCACTGCCTAGTTAGGGGGTCACGGGACACCATGGTCAACCATTCTGCAGCAGAACTCCAAGGGTCCCCCGTGTTCTCTAAGCAACCTCTAAGCCTGGTTACGTGCCAGAGAGCCAGGAACCAGAATCAATGGAGTCTACAGAAGATGCCTTCTATGGGAGCCTGTGACCTCCCGCAGAAATCTATTCCCATGAACCTCGTTTTTCAAGATTTTTCACAGAAGcccgttgtgtgtgtgtgtatatatgtgtgtgtgtgtgtgtgtgtgtatgtgtgtgtatgtatatatataaattttaaaaaatgttttgactCAAGAGATTGCTTTTTCTGGACCTTCAGGTTTTATCTATATGCTCATGGGACAAGGGGGTGAGTTGCTGAAGCCTCCCGGACTGGGCCCTTCTCTATCAACCCCTTAAGAGTCACAGGGTCACCTGTCTGAAGTCCTCTAGACACAGGTTCCACTTAGGCGGGGAAATGCTTTTCAGAGCCCAGGGGCGCTGGGTGGTCTCCCTGTCCGGACCCTCCTCCACCAGCAGTTCCTCCATAATGCTCTTCCGTGCCACACTCTTCTTTCCTATGCTAGActtcagagacaggaagaagtcCCGAGTCTTCCTGGCGGTGTCCATCTCCTGATGCGGTGACAGCTGCGAGTACTCTGAGACCAGGTTCCTGGGGCTTATCGAACCTGAGGCCTTCTCCACCAACAGTAACGGCACTGGAGTTCTGAGGCTGGGGGTTTCCTTCTGGGTTGCCTTGGCCTTCCTGTACTGTTGCCACAGCTGGTGCAAGTTTTGCACCACTTGATGCTGGTAATGCAACTGCAGCAGCCAAGGTGAGGGAGATACCAGTGAGGGGGAGGGAGCATCCCAAACCCCATGCCAGTCACTGCGAGTTCTCCCTTTGCCTTGAGGACAAAGAGGCAGAGGAGAAGCTGCCAGTGGAGGACAGAGGAGCGCCTGCGCCTACTTCCTCTTCGACCTGCATCTTCAATTAaatctctttctctcattctctgttcctccctccctccctccctctgccccccccccccctccgcacatgtgcatgcgtgtgtgttcatcagtgtgtttgcacatgcatcTGGGCCTTCTAAGAAAGGCTAGGTTAAAATGAAGAAGTATGTGGTTCTCTGGCTCCACTAAGCAACCACCCACTTACAAACTATCTTGGGCATGTTCCTTAATTTCTCTGGGCCTTTATTAGGAAATAAATAGGGATGTAACTCGAGCTCTTTATCTCTTAGGGTTGCTGTGAGGGGGTGAATTACTCGTGGAAGATGCTCACACAGCTTCCAGCGAGTAAGGGTTTGCTACTACCAGGTAGCCAGAGGGCACGGGGGCCagcccatacatacataccctaGGATTCCTGTAGTTGAACAAGTCCTCCTCGGTGAGATACGCGTCCACCGGGGATGGTGTGCGCTCTGGCGTGGAGATGCCCCTCAGTAAGTCCTGCAGCACGCTCTGGGCAATGGTGATGGCCTCGTGGGCAGCCAGCTTTGTCTGGGAAAGGAAAGATGGTGCAAGGTGGCAGCCTAGGCTCTCAACTGCCCAAAAGTGCTCCCAAGGAGAGAGTCAGAACACGATCGTGGAGGGTCTGGGTTCCTGCCTGGATGTTAGCCTCTCTGGTTTACGCAGACACCTAATATCTCAGGACTCAAAAATCTCCAGGTCTCTTCAAACTCCTGTGTTCCCCTCAAAAAGGTAAAGGCATCCAGCAGAGGCCAATCCCAGAGAAGAGCCACTCCTACACTGGATTTGGAGCCTCCAATACCTCCAACgagaaggagggatggagacaAAGTTCATAGTTTGGGAACCATTAAGAGCAGTAGTAAAATGTTCTCTGGCCAGGTCGCACAGTGAGTGTCATAGAAACCCAGACCTTCCAAACACGGGTCCTAGGGTCAGCAAATACAGCGAACCCCATCTTAATCAAGGTCACAATCTGATTAAGTCTCCAGCCTGAGACAGGTAGCTATGTGTAGGGTGCCACATTAAAACCTAGCTTTGCACAGAGTCCCACAAAAGCATGGCCCAAGAGGGCCACACTGAGACTGAACAGGGACAAAGAGCCCCCTAGCTCTCACCTCGCACTCCCCTGGGAGCTGCTTATGGTGAAGGGTAGTAAGGCTGGTCATTTAAATCATTGTCTCTGGCTTGGAAGTCTTGTCAGGCCAGCCCCACATCACAGCACAGTAGCAGACAGTGAACAAACGAGATACAGTCCACTgcaaggtctctggcttctcctTGAGACTCCTAGCCCCAGTGTGAAAGCTCCACTTGGGACACCCAGGGTTTCATCCCCTTCCCTTCTAACTGGGGGTTGCTAGGTACGGTCACTTGCTGTCCTGCCCTCCCATCTTCGACATCATAAAGGCCTGGGTGGTATTTGCTAAGCAAGAGTAGTTATCAGTTTGTGTGGTGAGAAAGGTCACCTCTTTAAGATAAGAGACTCCATCCACTCCAGTGCACACATCATCCGCCGCAGAGGAACCCGTGTGCTGGGTTCTGAGTCTCTTACCTCCAACAACTTCCTCTCATCCATAAAAATGTcctgggtcagtgagatggcaTGGAGGGTGACCTGAAGGACAGCACCTCCCAGGAGTGTAGGGTGGGTCCCAAACTCCCAAGATTCCCTGAAGATGCCAgcattcagagacttgaagaagaAGGTAAAGTGTTTGGTTTCCCCGGGCAGAATCACACCtgggaaagacagaggcagaggctgctGTGGAGCAGGAGCTGGCTGAGATGCCAACCTGGTTATAGAAAGTGCACCACAGTGGCCCACATCTGGCGACCAGTGTCCTGGTTTCTCAGGAGCATAAGGTTTCCAGGTCTGTGTGACTTTTGAATGTAGAGCTAGGGAAGCTCGGGTCAATCAAGGGATGGCTGGGCATCCCCACCCCAGGTCTGTGCTCCCTGAGGCTGCTCCCTCCCCTGCACTCTCAAGAGTTCAACAGACATAGTGGACCATACACATAatgagaggaggaggggatgggcCAGATACTAACTAAACATGGGGATCCACCAGTCACTGAGCCAGCAAGAAGGAGAACTTCAGGATACCTTCCCGGTTGTTAAAGTAAAACCTCTGCGTCTTGTTTTGCtttaggtcttggaaaaaatccTGGTGGGGCCGCCTTCGCCAGTTGTACCAAATGGCCACCGTGCCGTTATTGACCACAGTCAGTTCTGAGGACGTTCTCTCCCCTTCAAGGGTTTCAAATGTCAGGCGGACACCAATTCCGATGTTTTTCTGTGGGAGGAAGAGGGTCTAAGGAGTATCTTGGCTAGAGGTCTTGCCCTGGAGTGACCaactcacccccccacccccacccccgtttccTATGACTTCTCTGAAAGTCCACTGTTCACTCTGATCCTCTGAGCTTAGTCACCTTGAGTGGTGTCAGACTCTCCTGATAATTGTCTCTGAGGTTATCATCAATACTaagaagagaaatatttttttaacttggtGTTCCTTTCTACTCCTTAGTATCTGAAGAATGTTCTAGAACTGGTATTGGAGCAATGACTCAGAGGTTAATTTTCAAGCCCAAAGACTGGATGGAGATCTGATCTCCAGAAGCCAGTAGTGTGTGGCAGCCTGCACACGGGAGGTAGAGACAGCATCCCtggggcaagctggctagctagactaacCCAAACATTAGCtctaggttcagtaagagaccctacTGAGGTGGAAAGTGAAAGGGGAAGACACCCTATTCAACCATACATGTTACATGTTCACAGGAGTGCATGTATACtggtacatacacaaatacacacacacacacacatgtgctcacacatattTGGACATGCCCACATATGACTGTACCCatacatattacatacatatacaagttTTTTCAAgatgtgtagtcctggttgtcctggaactaactctgtagatcagactggcttcaaactcacagagatcctcccacacacatacccagctctgcctccctaatgTTGGGATTCAAGGTGTTCACCACTCCTGCCCAGCCAATGATCTTTTGAGCCTTGTGATCTCACTTCTGCTTGAGTTAGTGCTGCGGTTACCATTTTCAGGCATGCGGAATGTGTGATCAGATAAGAACACAAATCAGAAGCTGTGGACTCCTCGTGACTATCTCGGTCACCTTGGGGCCGCACCCATGCAAGCGTGTGAGGCCCAAGAGGCCGTTTACCTTGTCCTCTGGGTTACTGCCTCTGACCCAGCAAGCTGGCTTCCCACAGAACAGCAGCGAAGGGCCGAGAATAGGCATGGGGACCATGTCGGAGAGGTTGGTCAAGGAGTCTCTGTAGGAAAAGCCAGTTATTTATTTACCTGGAGGCTGAGCAGTCACACCACTTGGGACCGTGGACACAGAGAGCCAGTCAGTCTGCTGAGTTTCCTCAAAGTCTCCCTCCGCGGTTATTCTCTATGCATAGCCACGGAGGGTTCTAGGGGAGTATGGGGACATTAAGTAGCATAGTAATGTCTGGGTAACCCCGACTAGGATCCAATTGTGGGGAGGAAGAATATGACAGCAGACAGCTAGCAGAGATGTAGGAACGGGCTAGAGGAAAGGGGGACAGCTACTGGCCAGGCTGGAATGAAGCCACTCTGATTTTGCTTTCAGAAAGAAAAGCCCGCCCTCGGACACTAGTGGGGATAAGGGTAGCATGTTCTCCAGCTTCTCCCCTGgggctcagactcacagaaatacCGTGTCTTCCGAGGAGCTCTTCTGGATCTTTTCAGGTGGCAAATGTTCTTCCACTGTGACAGATGAGAAGGGCTTCCCATGGCCCACCACCTCCAGGCCATCAATATCCTaagaggagtagagagagggaatATGAGCTGGTTGGCAGGTGTCACCTAAGGCACCTCAGGATCGGGGATGAAGGCATTAGCAACCTGCTGGCTGAAATCCAGCTCTGCCATGATACTCTGCAGCTCCTTGCGTCGGTAGATCAGAAACAGACTCCGGTCCCAGGTGTAGCGGTACCAAGCATCCTTCTGGGCTGGTAATCCTAGAGTGGAGTTAGAAGAGCCTCAGCCCAGGCTGCTGTCAGTGCTTGCCCAAGGGTCCTGAGATCACCAATCCCGGCGGCACTTCTGAGAAGGATTGGGGAATGCATACGGTTTCTGAGGGGTAGCTCTACATCAGCAATCTGGTCCTGTACCTCCCTAGCAATGCTATATCGGAATCCTACAAAATCAGCTACCAGACGGCTAGACCTTCGGATTACAGTAACAACAGCAACTACCTTCTGTTGAGTCTGAGCAAGGAGCCAGAACCCCTGAATGCAAATAATGTCTCCTTTAACCCTCTCACCATGCTTATGCTATAAAATCAAGGGTGATAGGAGACAAATAACTCATAGAAATTCAGAAAGCCAGCACAGCTGGGATGTGATTCCAAGCAGCTGACTGGCAGGCTCTAAAGTATGGCTAACCCATGGGTATATAATATAAACCACACATGCAAGCCACGTGTGTCCTTTCAAATTTTCCAGATGCATGCTGAGATGGTAGAACGGCTCTAGGTGAGATTCACTTTAGCATGGTTTATCGAACTCCATATATGAAGATGATTACTCCAATACGCAATCAACATAAAAAGCAAATTTTTCTCCTCAAATTGTTCTATACTGTCAGCTCATTCCTAGACTGACTAACTCATGTTCCAGGGACTCAGGAGGTTCATGGGGCTGgtgaaagctctatgcccagGATCCCAGTTACCAGGCCTCCCTTGTCACTTCTATCAGTTTCACTGAGGTATGAACTAGAGCCCAGGTAAACTCCGAGACTTGTTCAAAGCCAAGTGAGGCAGGATTTGGGCCAGAGTCATGCTGAACCACCTCCACACTACCCTGCCTCTAGCACTAGGCACAAGGAGCTAACAGAGTTGGGCCCCTGAAGTGGacatttctagtttctttggagacACGGTTGAGTCACGTGATGTTTTTCTAGAAACTGTCTTACGAGAGGACATtttttttgctgaagcagacacatgtgaggatgttttgctgagaatcGACATGGGGTGTTTTCCTGGAAGCAGCCTgggaaaagggcatgtgatgttgtGCTAGAGCGGATGtttgagagaacatgtgatgtttggaaagggtagaaatataacccaacagactgTGGACgatgctgtgtggtattggttcgccttcccactctttgctggtcatcaCTTGTCATGATTTCATAGAAACACCACCAAAGAACTTCCAGTGGTGTTCCGGTGGCCTCTTGCCAAAGAGTCTCGCGGTTTCCTCTGGATTGAACTGTcattgctgatttgtgaatggtgtttgtgagtggatgaagcgaccactgctgatttgtgctaactgaactgctgatatcctgagaAGGCCGATCGTATTCACATCAAAGAACTATTTctgaacaggtccacatcctcctttgccctattaatctttcctttccactacctctgatgggtggtgggctggaagggaggttaaagcatttaggTACACTtactaaagtaggttttgaaaaacatAAGCCTACAGGCCTTGCTTCTCACCAGTCTCCACTTGGATGGAGAGGGGCTTCCTGATGTGTGTGATGGGTTCCACCAGACCACGCTGAGTTTTCTTTTTGGTCATGAGAAGACCTGTCATCTCATCACCCAGGTATTCCAGTGGACTCCAGAACCAACTGGTTGCCTTAAAGTCAAGATGAGGACAGAGCAGTGAGGTCACCCCCTCAGTACCACAGTCAGAGACTCACTGGGGCATCCACTGGGTCCCACTGGAAGAAGAGTGGGCACTCAACAATGTTTTGTTCTCAAGATGCCAGAAAGATGGGATGATCTGGTCCCAGCCCAGGCACTCATTGATGTACCAAAACATGGCACAGTTCTTTGTCCTTGGTTAGACCAAAGATTGTAGTATAAACCTTTAGGAGACACACATGAAGACTCTTATAATAAACTGACTACCAGAGACCACCACAGGCTGAATTATTAAAAGTGAGTAGTTCTGGAAGATGAGATAAGGTAAGATCCCAGGGGGTTGATACTGCTTGGTAATAGACAGGCTATCTTCTCCCCAACTGTGTAACTGGAGACAAGCTGGCACTGGTCATCATGTGCATTCTGTGTGGTACTTGGGAACAGTGGCCTCACTTTTCCGTCATGCTGGGTGGGAAGTGCACGGTCAATGACCTCGCGCTCCTCCTGGATCTTCCTATAGCTCTCCCCGGTATGCATCAACAGCTCACTGGCTGGCTTCTTCAGGTGCTCTAGAgcgggagagaaggaaggaagactgtgATCATGGTACCAAAAACAGAACACACAAGCTCTCGCACTCTGAATTGGGTGGCCCACTCCCTGCCTCATTTCAGAACCCACTGAGGCCTGAAAGCCAGAAGCTGTCATGGGGCAAATGCTAGTTAGTGGGAGTCTGGGCGGGTGAGAGAGAAGACACAGAAGAGCCTCTGTGCCTGATGGAGGGACCCTGGCAGGTCCCTAGTGGGCTCAGCTCACTGCTGAGAGCTTCCTGTTGCTTCTTCCGCAAGGCAATGTGCCGTCTCCAGTTCTTTAGGAAGTTGTGCTGAGGAGGTGGGGCCCATGGAGAAggtctctcctcctccttgggGGGCTTTGGCTTTGGCTCTTCTTTGGCTGAGATGAGGGTCATCAGGCAGGGCTGGATGTGAATCAGCTTAGCCAGCTGGAAAGaacaagggagaggaggaggtgctGACCCAGGTTCTGGTTTCTGTCCAGCTCTAAGAACCTCTCCTCGTCAGGACCATAGGACGGGCAAGTGACAGAAAACAAACCAGGGCCTGAGGGATGCTGACAGTCCCCTCTGCCCAGAAAACTCAGCATCCTTCAGGGTAGCCGTCTTCTCCCCAATTGATGACttcctcctgagtagctgggccCTTAGTACCCTGCCTAACTGAAGTGAAGGCTCTAAGAGCTATGTGGCAGGAAGGAAGGTAACACGGGGACCAGTGGGGGTCATTTCCCTCCAGCCTGCACCTCAGCAATCCAGGCTCCAAAGAAGGGGAATGAGGAGCTGAGGCCAGAGCGCTACTTCGTTGTGGGGCTCAGTCTACCCAGAGTTTCACAAGGCAGGCTCTGAGTTCCTTCTAGTAAATCCCCACTCCACCTAGAGCTGTCTATTAGCGACTGGCTTCTAGGACTTGCAACTGCTTCCCAAGGGTCCCTTATCATCTAGGCCCAGAGACAGACCTAGCTCTAGAATCCTATCCCTGTACCcccatctacacacatacacacacacacacacacatacatacacacacacacacacacacacacacacacacacacacatacacacacacacacacacacatacacacaccctttgACTCTACAGAGAGTAAATGGCTTCGGCAACTTCTCTCAGCCACATAGCTCTCTATACAACAAACAAACCTGGGTGTTCCCTCGAGCAACCGCGATTCTTTTAAAGTCCTGGAGACTTCCCAAGATCTGGTGAGGGAGGATCTGGCCACTGCTTAAGAAGCTGTCATGAGgacctgggggtgggtgggtgaagggggaagagagatggAGAACCAGACGCTGTGAGCCACACACAGAGCAGCTGTTTGatggacgggggtggggggtgggggttggggggggcggGTTTTCAAGACCCATCAGGGAATGCAAAGTCTACAACAGAGCCCATACCGGAGTAGTCCAGAGGCTTGGTGGCGGCATCTGGAGTAGCAGGATGTGCTACCAAGTGGTAGACCCTTTTGCTAGAGTCTTTCGGTTTGAGCTTACGGATGATAAATTTCTGTGTGACCACAGGCTTTTCTCCTGTTTCTTCAAACTGAGGAACATGttgctaaaacaaaacagagctgAGGAGAATGCGAtctggggagaagaggaagaacacacacacacacacctctgttctTGGTAGGATTCCTGAGGGCTGACTAGTCAGCTTTCCCAGATCCATCCATACATCCTGTCCTGGAAATGCCTGTGTGACAGACCTGAGATTTAGGAGTAAGCTGGAGGGGGATAAAATGACACCTGGCTTGTCCAGGCAGACTAAGTAAGAGCAACTGAcaggtaaggggaagggttggagTTCAGCAGCCTCCTGCTCATTTTTATCTATGATGATCGAACTTATCTGCCCATCTATGGGATGGGCATGATAACAGTTGCCCCCAAGGTATCTCACTATTTTGTGGCTCTGGTAGAATCTCAGAAATGTGAAAACCTAACTTGCCATAAATTCTTTCAGATGCTAAAGGGAAAGAATTTatatttggtgttttttgtttgtttgtttgtttgttttttgtatttttgtttttggcatGGTATTAGCGACTCCTTGGGATCCGGAAGCCAATGGAGAGGTGACCCGTGAACACGGCTGGGTGCTCTGTGCGATCCTTGGCCCTTGGCCTTACCTTCCTCAAGTCTTCCTTTTTAATGGCCAAGGCAAGAATGTCATCTCCTTGTAAGACATTGCTGACAGGCTCAGGCTCTTCCTGAATGGGGGGAGTGGGCTGTTCAGGTGCCTTCGCCCGCTTCTTTTCTGGAGAGAAGCAAAGAGATAGGTCCCAAGAGCTCTCTCGGCATATCTTTACTACAGACACAAGATAGGTTGAGAGCTCAGAACGC
This window encodes:
- the Mycbpap gene encoding MYCBP-associated protein — encoded protein: MMKKITERQSPLKLLEKKRAKAPEQPTPPIQEEPEPVSNVLQGDDILALAIKKEDLRKQHVPQFEETGEKPVVTQKFIIRKLKPKDSSKRVYHLVAHPATPDAATKPLDYSGPHDSFLSSGQILPHQILGSLQDFKRIAVARGNTQLAKLIHIQPCLMTLISAKEEPKPKPPKEEERPSPWAPPPQHNFLKNWRRHIALRKKQQEALSKHLKKPASELLMHTGESYRKIQEEREVIDRALPTQHDGKATSWFWSPLEYLGDEMTGLLMTKKKTQRGLVEPITHIRKPLSIQVETGLPAQKDAWYRYTWDRSLFLIYRRKELQSIMAELDFSQQDIDGLEVVGHGKPFSSVTVEEHLPPEKIQKSSSEDTVFLDSLTNLSDMVPMPILGPSLLFCGKPACWVRGSNPEDKKNIGIGVRLTFETLEGERTSSELTVVNNGTVAIWYNWRRRPHQDFFQDLKQNKTQRFYFNNREGVILPGETKHFTFFFKSLNAGIFRESWEFGTHPTLLGGAVLQVTLHAISLTQDIFMDERKLLETKLAAHEAITIAQSVLQDLLRGISTPERTPSPVDAYLTEEDLFNYRNPRLHYQHQVVQNLHQLWQQYRKAKATQKETPSLRTPVPLLLVEKASGSISPRNLVSEYSQLSPHQEMDTARKTRDFFLSLKSSIGKKSVARKSIMEELLVEEGPDRETTQRPWALKSISPPKWNLCLEDFRQAVMTFPEELQREDALIQLNKAAMELCQEQKPLQSDLLYQMCLQLWRDVIDSLVSQSLWLRNLLGLPEKETVYLDLPDEQGQKSPPVTESKVTSGKAGKEDRRGGAQEKKQLGTKDKDDKRGSKTPGKEDRPNSKKLKPKDDKKVVKSASRDRLLSEDPPPDSTAPSQEPIDPLVMEKYTQRLHAEVYALLDNLVTDVMVLADELSSTKNVEESLRFCS
- the Mycbpap gene encoding MYCBP-associated protein isoform X3: MKAIKKESRLKMPTSKILENAESVKEKKRAKAPEQPTPPIQEEPEPVSNVLQGDDILALAIKKEDLRKQHVPQFEETGEKPVVTQKFIIRKLKPKDSSKRVYHLVAHPATPDAATKPLDYSGPHDSFLSSGQILPHQILGSLQDFKRIAVARGNTQLAKLIHIQPCLMTLISAKEEPKPKPPKEEERPSPWAPPPQHNFLKNWRRHIALRKKQQEALSKHLKKPASELLMHTGESYRKIQEEREVIDRALPTQHDGKATSWFWSPLEYLGDEMTGLLMTKKKTQRGLVEPITHIRKPLSIQVETGLPAQKDAWYRYTWDRSLFLIYRRKELQSIMAELDFSQQDIDGLEVVGHGKPFSSVTVEEHLPPEKIQKSSSEDTVFLDSLTNLSDMVPMPILGPSLLFCGKPACWVRGSNPEDKKNIGIGVRLTFETLEGERTSSELTVVNNGTVAIWYNWRRRPHQDFFQDLKQNKTQRFYFNNREGVILPGETKHFTFFFKSLNAGIFRESWEFGTHPTLLGGAVLQVTLHAISLTQDIFMDERKLLETKLAAHEAITIAQSVLQDLLRGISTPERTPSPVDAYLTEEDLFNYRNPRLHYQHQVVQNLHQLWQQYRKAKATQKETPSLRTPVPLLLVEKASGSISPRNLVSEYSQLSPHQEMDTARKTRDFFLSLKSSIGKKSVARKSIMEELLVEEGPDRETTQRPWALKSISPPKWNLCLEDFRQAVMTFPEELQREDALIQLNKAAMELCQEQKPLQSDLLYQMCLQLWRDVIDSLVSQSLWLRNLLGLPEKETVYLDLPDEQGQKSPPVTESKVTSGKAGKEDRRGGAQEKKQLGTKDKDDKRGSKTPGKEDRPNSKKLKPKDDKKVVKSASRDRLLSEDPPPDSTAPSQEPIDPLVMEKYTQRLHAEVYALLDNLVTDVMVLADELSSTKNVEESLRFCS
- the Mycbpap gene encoding MYCBP-associated protein isoform X1, giving the protein MQPGAALKPDQLTQASSALLNFLVIKTPGRSQNPEAWQHGRALKVSTEPTLQEKVQHSEEARSQVAQTQRDSEKKRAKAPEQPTPPIQEEPEPVSNVLQGDDILALAIKKEDLRKQHVPQFEETGEKPVVTQKFIIRKLKPKDSSKRVYHLVAHPATPDAATKPLDYSGPHDSFLSSGQILPHQILGSLQDFKRIAVARGNTQLAKLIHIQPCLMTLISAKEEPKPKPPKEEERPSPWAPPPQHNFLKNWRRHIALRKKQQEALSKHLKKPASELLMHTGESYRKIQEEREVIDRALPTQHDGKATSWFWSPLEYLGDEMTGLLMTKKKTQRGLVEPITHIRKPLSIQVETGLPAQKDAWYRYTWDRSLFLIYRRKELQSIMAELDFSQQDIDGLEVVGHGKPFSSVTVEEHLPPEKIQKSSSEDTVFLDSLTNLSDMVPMPILGPSLLFCGKPACWVRGSNPEDKKNIGIGVRLTFETLEGERTSSELTVVNNGTVAIWYNWRRRPHQDFFQDLKQNKTQRFYFNNREGVILPGETKHFTFFFKSLNAGIFRESWEFGTHPTLLGGAVLQVTLHAISLTQDIFMDERKLLETKLAAHEAITIAQSVLQDLLRGISTPERTPSPVDAYLTEEDLFNYRNPRLHYQHQVVQNLHQLWQQYRKAKATQKETPSLRTPVPLLLVEKASGSISPRNLVSEYSQLSPHQEMDTARKTRDFFLSLKSSIGKKSVARKSIMEELLVEEGPDRETTQRPWALKSISPPKWNLCLEDFRQAVMTFPEELQREDALIQLNKAAMELCQEQKPLQSDLLYQMCLQLWRDVIDSLVSQSLWLRNLLGLPEKETVYLDLPDEQGQKSPPVTESKVTSGKAGKEDRRGGAQEKKQLGTKDKDDKRGSKTPGKEDRPNSKKLKPKDDKKVVKSASRDRLLSEDPPPDSTAPSQEPIDPLVMEKYTQRLHAEVYALLDNLVTDVMVLADELSSTKNVEESLRFCS